A window from Anser cygnoides isolate HZ-2024a breed goose chromosome 1, Taihu_goose_T2T_genome, whole genome shotgun sequence encodes these proteins:
- the GTF3A gene encoding transcription factor IIIA: MAVEGAAGASPPGGSGGGGSIGGAPAARPFICSFPGCDAAFSKGWRLDAHLCRHTGARPYVCGHEGCGKGFTREFHRARHLLTHTGEKPFECTADGCNQKFGTKSNLKKHIQRKHENQQKQYACDFEGCNKSFKKHQQLKVHQCHHTNEPPFKCSHEGCGKSFSTPSRLKRHEKIHEGYACKKENCSYIGKTWTELLKHNKESHTEPIVCSECSKTFKRKDSLKQHQKTHAVEREVCRCPREGCGRTYTTVFNLQSHILSFHEEKKPFSCDHPGCGKVFAMKQSLARHMVDHDPEKRKLKLKTKRSRPKRSLASRLSGYIPPKTQPGKGAVVTESETVDKPVENDIPTVEILTLQ, from the exons ATGGCCGTGGAGGGAGCGGCGGGCGCGTCCCCgcccggcggcagcggcggcggcggcagcatCGGGGgcgcgcccgccgcccgcccgttCATCTGCTCCTTCCCCGGCTGCGACGCCGCCTTCAGCAAGGGCTGGCGGCTGGACGCGCACCTCTGCCGGCACACGGGCGCG AGGCCGTACGTCTGCGGGCACGAAGGCTGCGGGAAGGGCTTCACCAGGGAGTTCCACCGCGCTCGGCACCTCCTCACGCACACCGGTGAAAAGCCGTTTGA GTGCACAGCTGATGGATGCAATCAGAAATTTGGAACAAAATCAAACCTAAAGAAACACATTCAACGCAAGCATGAAAATCAGCAAAAGCAGTATGCG TGCGACTTTGAAGGCTGTAACAAGTCTTTCAAGAAACATCAACAACTTAAAGTTCACCAGTGTCACCACACCAATGAACCTCCCTTCAA ATGTAGTCATGAAGGATGTGGAAAGAGCTTTTCTACTCCAAGTAGACTAAAACGGCACGAGAAGATACATGAAG GCTATGcatgcaagaaagaaaactgctcATATATTGGAAAAACGTGGACTGAGCTTCTGAAACATAATAAAGAAAGTCATACAG AGCCAATAGTTTGCAGTGAGTGTTCGAAAACTTTTAAACGCAAAGACTCCCTCAAGCAGCATCAAAAAACACATGCTGTGGAGAGGGAAGTCTGCCGCTGCCCAAGAGAAGGATGTGGGAGAACTTACACAACTGTATTTAACCTCCAAAGCCATATCCTCTCttttcatgaggaaaaaaagccattctCTTGCGATCATCCAGGCTGTGGAAAAGTGTTTGCAATGAAG CAGAGCCTAGCAAGGCACATGGTTGACCACGATcctgaaaagagaaagctgaaattaaaa ACGAAGCGTTCTCGTCCTAAGAGGAGCTTAGCCTCTCGTCTGAGTGGATACATTCCTCCTAAAACGCAGCCAGGAAAAGGTGCGGTTGTGACAGAGAGCGAGACAGTGGATAAACCCGTGGAAAATGACATACCAACTGTTGAAATTCTGACTCTCCAGTAA